From one Angustibacter luteus genomic stretch:
- a CDS encoding homocysteine S-methyltransferase family protein: MPAAAASAVLPQLDGAVLVTDSGIETDLIFHHGADLPAFAAFTLLRDDDGRVLLERYFREHLETAAAHGVGSLVETPTWRASAGWAAAVGWSVPDVVRANREAYELVDGVRRRVPNQAGPSLVSGCLGPRGDGYVVSERMSAEQARVYHQQQVESFAETGVDLVSLLTLGYPQEAIGFVLAAAATGVPAVPSFTVEVDGRLPDGTALGDAITAVDDATDGYAAYFMVNCAHPEHIAPVLDPTAPWASRLVGVRANASTRSHAELDEATELDDGDPVALAAGLLGLRDTMPALSVLGGCCGTDVRHIDALGSALGAALQG; encoded by the coding sequence ATGCCGGCAGCCGCAGCGTCCGCAGTTCTCCCCCAGCTGGACGGGGCTGTGCTGGTCACCGACTCCGGCATCGAGACGGACCTGATCTTCCACCACGGCGCCGACCTGCCGGCCTTCGCGGCGTTCACCCTGCTGCGCGACGACGACGGTCGCGTGCTCCTCGAGAGGTACTTCCGCGAGCACCTGGAAACCGCTGCGGCACACGGGGTCGGCTCCCTCGTCGAGACCCCCACGTGGCGGGCCAGCGCGGGCTGGGCCGCCGCGGTGGGCTGGTCGGTCCCGGACGTCGTCCGGGCCAACCGCGAGGCCTACGAGCTGGTCGACGGCGTGCGTCGGCGGGTGCCCAACCAGGCCGGTCCTTCGCTGGTCAGTGGCTGCCTCGGACCCCGTGGCGACGGGTACGTGGTGTCCGAGCGGATGAGCGCCGAGCAGGCCCGGGTCTACCACCAGCAGCAGGTGGAGTCCTTCGCCGAGACCGGCGTGGACCTCGTCAGCCTGCTCACCCTCGGCTATCCGCAGGAGGCCATCGGCTTCGTGCTGGCCGCGGCCGCCACGGGAGTGCCGGCGGTGCCGTCGTTCACCGTCGAGGTCGACGGCCGGCTCCCGGACGGCACCGCGCTCGGCGACGCGATCACCGCGGTGGACGACGCCACCGACGGCTACGCGGCCTACTTCATGGTCAACTGCGCCCACCCCGAGCACATCGCGCCGGTCCTGGACCCGACCGCGCCGTGGGCGTCGCGCCTGGTCGGCGTGCGGGCGAACGCCTCGACCCGCAGCCACGCCGAGCTGGACGAGGCCACCGAGCTGGACGACGGCGACCCCGTCGCGCTGGCCGCCGGGCTGCTCGGGCTGCGCGACACGATGCCCGCGCTGAGCGTGCTGGGCGGCTGCTGCGGGACCGACGTCCGGCACATCGACGCGCTGGGTTCCGCGCTGGGCGCCGCGCTGCAGGGATAG
- the pdxH gene encoding pyridoxamine 5'-phosphate oxidase translates to MSERRVVDPTARLDYDGELIGDDVSPGGAGAPLAWVERWYAEAKADPRVAEPNAMVVATVDADGLPDARTVLLKGLSAGGLTFYTNTRSAKGQQLAAHPHAALVLLWHPMFRQIRLRGAVTPTGPDDAAAYFATRPRGSQVATRASRQSQPIGTRAELEAKVAAEESRWPDTGSPADVPAPSTWGGYLLRPDVVELWVGRRSRLHDRLVFTRTGDGGLDDPRSWRTERLQP, encoded by the coding sequence GTGAGCGAACGACGAGTGGTCGACCCCACCGCGCGACTGGACTACGACGGCGAGCTGATCGGCGACGACGTCTCGCCCGGCGGCGCCGGCGCCCCGCTGGCCTGGGTCGAGCGGTGGTACGCCGAGGCGAAGGCCGACCCGCGAGTGGCCGAGCCCAACGCGATGGTCGTCGCCACCGTGGACGCCGACGGCCTGCCGGACGCGCGCACCGTGCTGCTCAAGGGCCTGTCGGCGGGTGGCCTCACCTTCTACACGAACACCCGGTCCGCCAAGGGTCAGCAGCTCGCGGCGCACCCGCACGCGGCGCTCGTCCTGCTGTGGCACCCCATGTTCCGGCAGATCCGGCTGCGCGGTGCGGTCACCCCGACCGGCCCGGACGACGCCGCCGCCTACTTCGCGACCCGCCCGCGCGGCTCGCAGGTGGCCACCCGAGCCTCCCGGCAGTCCCAGCCGATCGGCACCCGCGCCGAGCTGGAGGCCAAGGTCGCGGCGGAGGAGTCCCGGTGGCCCGACACGGGCTCACCGGCCGACGTCCCCGCGCCGTCCACCTGGGGCGGCTACCTGCTCCGCCCGGACGTCGTGGAGCTCTGGGTCGGGCGGCGCTCGCGGCTGCACGACCGGCTGGTGTTCACCCGGACCGGGGACGGCGGCCTGGACGACCCGCGGTCCTGGCGCACGGAGCGCCTGCAGCCCTAG
- a CDS encoding citrate synthase 2, translated as MTDADTTFRPGLEGVIAFESEIAEPDREGGALRYRGIDINDLVGQVSFGNVWGLLVDDEFNPGLPPAEPFPLPVHTGDVRVDVQSALAQLAPIWGYRPLLDIDAEQCREDLARASVMALSFIAQSARGQELPMVPQREVDRAHTIVERFMIRWRGEPDPRHVEAVDAYWVSAAEHGMNASTFTARVIASTGADVAACLSGAVGAMSGPLHGGAPSRVLHMIEGVERTGDAGAYVRGVLDRGERLMGFGHRVYRAEDPRARVLRATAQRLGAPRYEVAAALEKAALDELHARRPDRVLATNVEFWAAVILDFAEVPASMFTPMFTCARTAGWSAHVLEQKRTGRLIRPSARYIGHGPRTPQDVIGWSDAVAHH; from the coding sequence ATGACCGACGCCGACACGACGTTCCGTCCGGGTCTCGAGGGTGTCATCGCCTTCGAGAGCGAGATCGCCGAGCCCGACCGCGAGGGCGGCGCGCTGCGCTACCGCGGTATCGACATCAACGACCTGGTGGGCCAGGTGTCGTTCGGGAACGTGTGGGGCCTGCTGGTGGACGACGAGTTCAACCCCGGCCTGCCGCCCGCCGAGCCGTTCCCGCTGCCCGTGCACACCGGCGACGTCCGGGTGGACGTGCAGAGCGCGTTGGCCCAGCTGGCGCCGATCTGGGGCTACCGGCCGCTGCTGGACATCGACGCCGAGCAGTGCCGCGAGGACCTCGCGCGCGCGTCCGTGATGGCGCTGTCGTTCATCGCGCAGTCGGCCCGTGGCCAGGAGCTGCCGATGGTGCCGCAGCGCGAGGTGGACCGCGCGCACACCATCGTCGAGCGGTTCATGATCCGCTGGCGCGGCGAGCCCGACCCACGGCACGTCGAGGCGGTCGACGCCTACTGGGTGTCCGCGGCCGAGCACGGCATGAACGCCTCGACCTTCACGGCGCGGGTGATCGCCTCGACCGGGGCGGACGTGGCGGCCTGCCTGTCCGGTGCCGTGGGGGCGATGAGCGGCCCGCTGCACGGCGGGGCGCCGTCCCGCGTGCTGCACATGATCGAGGGCGTGGAACGGACCGGCGACGCCGGCGCGTACGTGCGCGGCGTGCTGGACCGCGGCGAGCGGCTGATGGGCTTCGGGCACCGCGTCTACCGCGCCGAGGACCCGCGGGCCCGGGTGCTGCGGGCCACCGCGCAGCGGCTCGGTGCGCCGCGCTACGAGGTCGCGGCGGCGCTGGAGAAGGCGGCCCTGGACGAGCTGCACGCGCGCCGTCCGGACCGCGTGCTGGCGACCAACGTGGAGTTCTGGGCCGCCGTGATCCTGGACTTCGCCGAGGTCCCGGCGTCCATGTTCACCCCGATGTTCACCTGCGCGCGCACGGCGGGCTGGTCCGCGCACGTGCTGGAGCAGAAGCGCACCGGACGGCTGATCCGGCCCAGCGCGCGATACATCGGGCACGGCCCGCGCACGCCGCAGGACGTCATCGGCTGGAGCGACGCCGTCGCGCACCACTGA
- the serC gene encoding phosphoserine transaminase: MTLTIPPDLLPSDGRFGSGPSKVRPEQAQAVADAGRSLLGTSHRQAPVRELVGRVRRGLGDLFDLPDGYEVVLGNGGSTLFWDIATSCLVRERAQHLVLGEFSAKFAAATRAAPFLADPVVLESPAGRRPQPSAQDGIDVYAWPHNETSTGVWVPVERVPGTEPSGDGGPLVVVDGTSAAAGLPVDVSQTDVYYFAPQKGFASDGGLWLAFMSPAAVERAEQITASGRWIPAGLDLMTAVTNSRLDQTYNTPAIGTLLMMDAQISWLAERGGLAWSTARCADSASRLYGWAERTSYTTPFVTDPGHRSAVVATIDFADGVDAAAVAATLRRNGIVDVEPYRKLGRNQLRIAMFPAIEPDDVQALTGCVDYVVEHL, from the coding sequence GTGACCCTCACCATCCCGCCGGACCTGCTGCCCTCGGACGGGCGCTTCGGTTCCGGCCCCAGCAAGGTGCGGCCCGAGCAGGCCCAGGCCGTCGCGGACGCCGGGCGCTCCCTGCTCGGCACGTCGCACCGGCAGGCGCCGGTGCGCGAGCTGGTCGGGCGGGTGCGCCGCGGGCTGGGCGACCTGTTCGACCTGCCGGACGGGTACGAGGTGGTCCTGGGCAACGGCGGCTCGACCCTGTTCTGGGACATCGCCACCAGCTGCCTGGTGCGCGAGCGCGCCCAGCACCTGGTGCTCGGCGAGTTCTCCGCCAAGTTCGCCGCCGCGACCAGGGCGGCGCCGTTCCTGGCCGATCCGGTGGTGCTCGAGTCGCCCGCCGGGCGCCGTCCGCAGCCGTCCGCGCAGGACGGGATCGACGTGTACGCCTGGCCGCACAACGAGACCTCGACGGGCGTCTGGGTGCCGGTGGAGCGGGTGCCCGGCACCGAGCCCAGCGGGGACGGCGGGCCCCTGGTCGTCGTCGACGGCACGTCCGCGGCGGCTGGGCTGCCGGTCGACGTCAGCCAGACGGATGTCTACTACTTCGCGCCGCAGAAGGGTTTCGCCTCCGACGGCGGGCTCTGGCTGGCGTTCATGTCACCGGCCGCGGTCGAGCGGGCCGAGCAGATCACGGCGTCGGGGCGCTGGATCCCCGCCGGGCTGGACCTGATGACGGCCGTCACGAACAGCCGGCTGGACCAGACGTACAACACGCCCGCCATCGGCACGCTGCTGATGATGGACGCGCAGATCTCGTGGCTGGCCGAGCGCGGCGGGCTGGCCTGGTCGACCGCGCGCTGCGCGGACTCGGCGTCCCGGCTCTACGGCTGGGCCGAGCGGACGTCGTACACGACGCCCTTCGTCACCGACCCCGGGCACCGCAGCGCCGTGGTCGCGACCATCGACTTCGCGGACGGCGTGGACGCCGCGGCCGTGGCGGCGACGTTGCGCCGCAACGGGATCGTGGACGTCGAGCCGTACCGCAAGCTCGGCCGCAACCAGCTGCGGATCGCGATGTTCCCGGCGATCGAGCCGGACGACGTCCAGGCCCTCACCGGGTGCGTCGACTACGTCGTCGAGCACCTCTGA
- a CDS encoding class I SAM-dependent methyltransferase — translation MRGGSLGSVMMDDVLDLDDALAQLRPALLDPDKLVRAVAAGRRRTAHPSVTRAELRPVDLKSGRVLQVVTHDGRAATTRNTPYGAAAATVDALLAEPFGNWHVETVDETVQLRVTKKGAAQVHRAPASRRVVEVRSHDRVRQRLVSPDDPLFRVLGADGDKRRQVDAFLRLLEPTLDKLPTDRPVRVVDLGCGNAYLTFAAHRFLAERLGDVQTVGIDIRPDVVERNTRLAAEAGLDGLTFRVGAIGDADPFGGQPPVLVLALHACDTATDDALARAKRWESAVVLAAPCCHHDVQRQLAAGPGAPNPYGAVARHPILRERFADVLTDSLRALVLRMVGYRVDVVEFVDSRHTPRNAMIRATRTTAPAKDSVLAEYRAMTSDWNVHPALARLLDPEVTAALSRPRR, via the coding sequence ATGCGCGGAGGGTCGCTGGGATCGGTGATGATGGACGACGTGCTCGACCTCGACGACGCCCTGGCCCAGCTGCGGCCCGCCCTGCTCGACCCCGACAAGCTCGTCCGGGCCGTCGCGGCCGGCCGCCGCCGCACCGCGCACCCGTCCGTGACGCGCGCCGAGCTGCGGCCGGTCGACCTGAAGAGCGGCCGCGTCCTGCAGGTCGTCACGCACGACGGGCGCGCCGCGACGACCCGCAACACCCCGTACGGCGCCGCCGCGGCCACCGTGGACGCGCTGCTGGCCGAGCCGTTCGGCAACTGGCACGTCGAGACCGTCGACGAGACCGTGCAGCTGCGGGTCACCAAGAAGGGTGCCGCGCAGGTGCACCGGGCGCCGGCCAGCCGCCGGGTCGTCGAGGTGCGCTCGCACGACCGGGTCCGCCAGCGGCTGGTCTCGCCGGACGACCCGCTGTTCCGGGTGCTCGGCGCGGACGGCGACAAGCGCCGGCAGGTGGACGCGTTCCTGCGCCTGCTCGAGCCCACGCTGGACAAGCTGCCGACCGACCGGCCGGTCCGGGTGGTCGACCTGGGCTGCGGCAACGCCTACCTCACCTTCGCCGCGCACCGGTTCCTGGCCGAACGGCTGGGCGACGTGCAGACCGTCGGCATCGACATCCGCCCGGACGTCGTCGAGCGCAACACCCGGCTGGCCGCCGAGGCCGGTCTCGATGGCCTCACCTTCCGGGTCGGCGCGATCGGGGACGCCGACCCCTTCGGCGGGCAGCCGCCCGTGCTGGTCCTCGCGCTGCATGCCTGCGACACCGCCACCGACGACGCCCTCGCCCGGGCCAAGCGGTGGGAGTCGGCCGTCGTCCTCGCCGCGCCCTGCTGCCACCACGACGTCCAGCGGCAGCTCGCCGCCGGCCCCGGGGCGCCCAATCCGTACGGCGCGGTGGCCCGGCACCCGATCCTGCGCGAGCGCTTCGCCGACGTCCTCACCGACTCGCTGCGCGCCCTGGTGCTGCGGATGGTCGGCTACCGGGTCGACGTGGTCGAGTTCGTCGACTCCCGGCACACCCCGCGCAACGCCATGATCCGCGCCACCCGGACGACGGCCCCGGCCAAGGACTCGGTGCTCGCGGAGTACCGGGCCATGACCTCCGACTGGAACGTGCACCCCGCGCTGGCCCGGCTGCTCGACCCCGAGGTGACGGCCGCGCTGTCCCGGCCGCGCAGGTGA
- a CDS encoding helix-turn-helix domain-containing protein, producing the protein MNETPDGSQQPEPAQDPQELRLDARTLRGLAHPLRVRILGMLRRDGAATATGLAEKLGQSSAATSYHLRQLAEYGFIVEVEELGQGRERYWKSASRSTTLDVGAYVTDPELAANTETYLRAVTRMSADLVQSHLDEKVALPGHWQSAGTFNDIRLRLTPDQADELAERMWALVNEYPRADELAPPVDDTDPGEALRPVDVQLNVFPVPGDAR; encoded by the coding sequence ATGAACGAGACCCCCGACGGCAGCCAGCAGCCCGAGCCGGCCCAGGACCCCCAGGAGCTGCGGCTGGACGCCCGCACCCTGCGCGGCCTGGCCCACCCGCTGCGGGTGCGCATCCTCGGCATGCTGCGCCGCGACGGCGCCGCCACCGCGACCGGACTGGCCGAGAAGCTCGGCCAGTCCAGCGCCGCGACCAGCTACCACCTGCGCCAGCTCGCCGAGTACGGCTTCATCGTCGAGGTCGAGGAGCTCGGCCAGGGCCGGGAGCGGTACTGGAAGTCGGCCAGCCGGTCGACGACGCTGGACGTCGGCGCCTACGTCACCGACCCCGAGCTGGCCGCGAACACGGAGACCTACCTGCGGGCCGTCACCCGGATGTCCGCGGACCTGGTGCAGAGCCACCTGGACGAGAAGGTCGCGCTGCCGGGCCACTGGCAGTCCGCCGGCACGTTCAACGACATCCGGCTGCGCCTGACCCCCGACCAGGCCGACGAGCTCGCCGAGCGCATGTGGGCGCTGGTCAACGAGTACCCGCGCGCTGACGAGCTCGCGCCGCCGGTGGACGACACCGACCCGGGCGAGGCCCTGCGCCCCGTCGACGTCCAGCTCAACGTCTTCCCGGTCCCTGGGGACGCGCGATGA
- a CDS encoding MFS transporter, translating into MSRTTAPARASLRPMIALLTAYGISLVGTRLSMIALPLFVLATTGSPTRTGFVAMAEMAPYVLAQALSGPVTDRVGPRRMSITSDLVSVVVVGLIPVLHQAGMLHFSTLVALVAVAGAVRGPGDSAKYVLAPAVAKAAGQPNERVLGLEDGIGRAATVIGPLAAAALVTLVGAPTAIALDAATFAVAALVFVVALRPSEASGAGSAAEDAADSADPYFSRLRAGARFVWDDGLLRAIVGMVAVTNMIDAAMAGVLIAVWAQHQGGGAGLMGATAAVMSVGALLGALFAAAAGHRLPRRMAFAIGFFGIGAPRFAVLGLDAPLWLVFAVLFVGGLGCGLINPILGAVQMERVPEPMRARVMSLINAACWCLIPLGGVFGGVLATKFGISTALLVCGAIYLVATTLPLVRPEWAQLNRPPAAVPEHVPDALSPEMADHGVTFDAPAR; encoded by the coding sequence ATGAGCCGGACGACGGCGCCCGCCCGCGCCTCCCTGCGCCCGATGATCGCGCTGCTGACCGCGTACGGCATCTCGCTGGTCGGCACCCGGCTCTCGATGATCGCGCTGCCGCTCTTCGTGCTGGCCACCACCGGCTCCCCCACCCGCACCGGCTTCGTCGCGATGGCCGAGATGGCGCCGTACGTCCTGGCCCAGGCACTGTCCGGTCCGGTGACCGACCGGGTCGGGCCACGCCGGATGAGCATCACGTCCGACCTGGTCAGCGTCGTCGTGGTCGGCCTGATCCCGGTGCTGCACCAGGCCGGGATGCTGCACTTCAGCACCCTGGTCGCGTTGGTCGCGGTAGCCGGTGCGGTCCGTGGGCCGGGCGACAGCGCCAAGTACGTGCTCGCCCCGGCCGTGGCGAAGGCCGCCGGCCAGCCCAACGAGCGCGTGCTCGGCCTCGAGGACGGGATCGGCCGCGCCGCCACCGTGATCGGGCCGCTCGCCGCCGCCGCGCTGGTCACCCTGGTCGGCGCACCAACCGCCATCGCGCTGGATGCCGCGACGTTCGCCGTCGCCGCCCTCGTGTTCGTCGTCGCGCTGCGGCCGAGCGAGGCGAGCGGTGCCGGCAGTGCCGCCGAGGACGCTGCGGACAGCGCCGACCCGTACTTCTCCCGGCTGCGCGCCGGCGCCCGGTTCGTCTGGGACGACGGCCTGCTGCGCGCCATCGTCGGCATGGTCGCGGTCACCAACATGATCGACGCGGCCATGGCCGGCGTGCTGATCGCCGTCTGGGCCCAGCACCAGGGTGGCGGCGCCGGGCTGATGGGGGCCACCGCCGCCGTGATGTCGGTCGGGGCCCTGCTGGGCGCCCTGTTCGCGGCGGCCGCCGGGCACCGGCTTCCCCGCCGGATGGCCTTCGCCATCGGCTTCTTCGGGATCGGGGCACCCCGTTTCGCCGTGCTCGGCCTGGACGCGCCCCTGTGGCTGGTGTTCGCCGTGCTGTTCGTGGGCGGCCTGGGCTGCGGGCTGATCAACCCGATCCTCGGCGCCGTGCAGATGGAGCGGGTGCCCGAGCCGATGCGGGCCCGGGTGATGTCCCTGATCAACGCGGCCTGCTGGTGCCTGATCCCCCTCGGCGGCGTGTTCGGCGGCGTGCTCGCCACGAAGTTCGGCATCAGCACGGCCCTGCTGGTGTGCGGCGCCATCTACCTGGTGGCGACCACCCTGCCGCTGGTCCGGCCGGAGTGGGCCCAGCTGAACCGCCCGCCGGCGGCCGTCCCTGAGCACGTCCCGGATGCACTTTCGCCCGAGATGGCCGATCATGGCGTGACCTTCGACGCGCCCGCTCGTTAG
- a CDS encoding lytic transglycosylase domain-containing protein, with the protein MSAHRECRTVRIRWRQAVALVPAVVLAASGIALAWSGPHGAHQLSLPPVPGAALAQPDRSGSVQPAGSGAADPGAAPGVAPGLDLPNGVSPGSAQLVRLDALGIPRPALAAYQLAARLVDQADPACHIDWPLVAAIGRVESNHARFGGNALDAQGIARPGIIGLPLNGSNGTARITDTDDGRWDRDTTYDRAVGPMQFIPGTWRIVGADADGDGARNPQDMNDAATATAIYLCSGPGDLRRDSDLYGAIKRYNNSDTYVRTVIAIADAYRHGVAELPAASLPAAHQGSGAGPDVEAAGARPAATTTTDRAAGSGSGAAPTAGSGSGGSGSGSTGGSAGPGSGHSGSGATLPTTAPGLPGVVGSVGSAASSGVSSAVSLVTSVVTQVVKLPTPIVTTTTPCIINVLGIKVCTITTISSTTTTKTTTSTHRP; encoded by the coding sequence GTGAGCGCCCATCGAGAGTGCAGGACCGTGCGGATCCGGTGGCGGCAGGCCGTCGCGCTCGTCCCGGCCGTCGTGCTCGCGGCCAGCGGCATCGCCCTCGCCTGGTCCGGTCCGCACGGCGCGCACCAGCTCAGCCTCCCGCCGGTGCCCGGCGCGGCGCTCGCCCAGCCCGACCGCAGCGGCAGTGTCCAGCCGGCCGGCTCCGGCGCGGCCGACCCGGGCGCCGCGCCCGGCGTCGCCCCCGGCCTGGACCTGCCGAACGGCGTGTCCCCCGGCAGCGCGCAGCTGGTCCGGCTGGACGCCCTGGGCATCCCCCGACCCGCCCTGGCCGCCTACCAGCTGGCCGCGCGGCTGGTCGACCAGGCCGACCCGGCCTGCCACATCGACTGGCCGCTGGTCGCCGCGATCGGCCGCGTCGAGAGCAACCACGCGCGGTTCGGCGGCAACGCCCTCGACGCCCAGGGCATCGCCCGCCCCGGGATCATCGGGCTGCCGCTCAACGGCTCCAACGGGACGGCGCGGATCACCGACACGGACGACGGGCGCTGGGACCGCGACACCACCTACGACCGCGCGGTCGGCCCCATGCAGTTCATCCCCGGCACCTGGCGGATCGTCGGCGCGGACGCCGACGGGGACGGCGCGCGCAACCCGCAGGACATGAACGACGCCGCGACGGCCACCGCGATCTACCTGTGCAGCGGCCCGGGCGACCTGCGCCGCGACAGCGACCTCTACGGCGCGATCAAGCGGTACAACAACTCCGACACCTACGTGCGCACCGTGATCGCCATCGCCGACGCGTACCGGCACGGCGTCGCCGAGCTGCCGGCGGCGAGCCTGCCCGCAGCGCACCAGGGCAGCGGGGCCGGGCCGGACGTCGAGGCCGCGGGTGCGCGTCCGGCCGCGACCACCACGACCGACCGCGCCGCGGGCTCGGGCTCTGGTGCTGCGCCGACCGCTGGCAGCGGCTCCGGCGGCTCGGGCTCCGGCAGCACCGGTGGCTCGGCCGGCCCGGGGTCGGGGCACAGCGGGAGCGGCGCGACCCTGCCCACGACCGCTCCGGGGCTCCCCGGCGTCGTCGGGTCGGTCGGTTCGGCGGCGTCGTCCGGTGTCTCGTCCGCCGTCAGCCTGGTCACCTCGGTGGTCACCCAGGTCGTCAAGCTCCCGACGCCCATCGTGACCACCACGACCCCGTGCATCATCAACGTGCTCGGGATCAAGGTCTGCACGATCACGACGATCTCCAGCACGACCACCACGAAGACGACGACGAGCACCCACCGGCCGTAG
- a CDS encoding MFS transporter gives MSPTFRALRTFNYRVWATGAIVSNVGTWMQRVAQDWLVLTVLTDHSAVAVGITTGLQFAPMLLLAPFAGLLADRLPKRRLLIGTQAAMGLVGLVAGVLVVTGSIQLWHAYALAFALGIAAAIDSPARQAFVSEMVPREDLSNAVGLNSASFHAARIIGPGVAGLLIAWVGTGPVFLINAVTFLAVIGSLLRMRVSELTPADRAPRGKGQLREGLRYVKRRPDLVLIMSIVCLVGTFGLNFQMTTAIMATGAFGKGSGEYGLLGSIMAIGSLAGALLAARRERPRLRLVIGATLAFGVFASISSLMPTYGLFALSLIPVGLSSLTLMTSANATVQLSVAPHMRGRVMALYMAIFMGGTPIGAPIIGWIGSALGPRWTIGFGGLVSIVTALVALAYVVRKRDLRVTYRLDRTPHLLVQPAGPERELARARMAADQAADTRSAA, from the coding sequence ATGAGCCCCACCTTCCGCGCCCTGCGGACCTTCAACTACCGCGTCTGGGCCACCGGCGCCATCGTGTCGAACGTCGGCACCTGGATGCAGCGCGTCGCCCAGGACTGGCTCGTCCTCACGGTCCTCACCGACCACTCCGCGGTCGCCGTCGGCATCACCACCGGTCTGCAGTTCGCGCCGATGCTGCTGCTGGCCCCGTTCGCCGGGCTGCTCGCCGACCGGCTGCCCAAGCGCCGGCTGCTGATCGGCACCCAGGCGGCCATGGGCCTCGTCGGCCTCGTCGCGGGCGTGCTCGTCGTCACCGGAAGCATCCAGCTCTGGCACGCCTACGCCCTCGCCTTCGCGCTCGGCATCGCCGCCGCCATCGACTCACCGGCCCGGCAGGCGTTCGTCAGCGAGATGGTGCCGCGCGAGGACCTGTCCAACGCGGTGGGGCTGAACAGTGCGTCCTTCCACGCCGCCCGGATCATCGGCCCCGGCGTCGCCGGCCTGCTGATCGCCTGGGTCGGCACCGGCCCGGTGTTCCTGATCAACGCGGTCACGTTCCTCGCGGTCATCGGGTCGCTGCTGCGCATGCGGGTCAGCGAGCTCACCCCGGCTGACCGCGCGCCGCGCGGCAAGGGCCAGCTGCGCGAGGGCCTGCGCTACGTGAAGCGCCGCCCCGACCTGGTGCTCATCATGAGCATCGTGTGCCTGGTCGGCACCTTCGGCCTGAACTTCCAGATGACCACCGCGATCATGGCCACCGGCGCCTTCGGCAAGGGGTCGGGCGAGTACGGGCTGCTCGGGTCGATCATGGCCATCGGCTCGCTGGCCGGCGCGCTGCTCGCCGCCCGGCGCGAGCGCCCGCGGCTGCGGCTGGTCATCGGCGCCACCCTGGCCTTCGGGGTGTTCGCCTCCATCTCCTCGTTGATGCCGACGTACGGGCTGTTCGCGCTGTCGTTGATCCCGGTCGGCCTGTCCTCGCTGACCTTGATGACGAGCGCCAACGCGACCGTCCAGCTGTCCGTTGCCCCGCACATGCGCGGCCGGGTGATGGCGCTCTACATGGCGATCTTCATGGGCGGAACGCCGATCGGCGCGCCGATCATCGGCTGGATCGGCAGCGCGCTCGGCCCGCGCTGGACCATCGGGTTCGGCGGCCTCGTGTCCATCGTGACCGCGTTGGTGGCGCTGGCGTACGTGGTGCGCAAGCGGGACCTGCGAGTGACCTACCGGCTGGACCGCACGCCGCACCTGCTGGTGCAGCCCGCCGGCCCGGAGCGCGAGCTCGCCCGGGCCAGGATGGCCGCCGACCAGGCGGCCGACACCCGTTCCGCCGCCTAG
- a CDS encoding MarR family transcriptional regulator produces MSPAPTTPTRTPIASLAVELRMAVMRTSRRLRQERSVDDVTPGQYSVLAFLDVQGPMTPRELAAREKVQPPSMTRTVAALEQLGLVGRTDHPSDGRQVLVSLTEQGATVVRETRKRRDAWLAKRLAEATPAEREVLAQAAAILTRLAAS; encoded by the coding sequence ATGTCACCAGCACCCACGACCCCGACCCGCACCCCGATCGCGTCCCTCGCGGTCGAGCTGCGCATGGCCGTCATGCGCACCTCCCGCCGACTGCGCCAGGAGCGCAGCGTGGACGACGTCACGCCCGGCCAGTACTCCGTGCTGGCCTTCCTCGATGTCCAGGGCCCGATGACCCCACGCGAGCTGGCCGCGCGCGAGAAGGTCCAGCCGCCGTCCATGACCCGCACCGTCGCGGCGCTCGAGCAGCTCGGGCTGGTCGGCCGGACCGACCACCCCTCCGATGGGCGCCAGGTCCTGGTGAGCCTGACCGAGCAGGGGGCCACCGTCGTCCGCGAGACGCGCAAGCGCCGGGACGCCTGGCTGGCCAAGCGGCTGGCCGAGGCCACCCCGGCCGAGCGCGAGGTGCTGGCCCAGGCCGCGGCGATCCTGACCCGGCTGGCCGCATCATGA